TGTAGCGGGCGGTCTCGAGATTCTCCGTCATCGTGAGGAGGTTCACGTCGGGCATCGCGCGCTGGGCGGCGGACACCGCGAAGGACGACGACCACACCAGCGGGAAGCCCGCCGCCTCGATGAGGCGGGCGGACAGGGCGTCGTGAGCGCCGACCATCGGGACGAGCCCGGGTCGACGGAGAAGCGAGCGCAGCATCGCAGCTTTGGTCATGGCGAGGGCTCCCTGGCCGGTTGCGCCCCTACTGGGTCTTGGGCTTGGCCGCCGGCTTCTCGGTTTCTGAGATGAGCTCCCCCTGCTTGGTCTTCATCTTCTTGATCAGCTCGGGATAGGAGGAGGTCTGGATGATCTTGTTGAACTGGGTCCGGTAGTTCGAGACGAGGCTCACGCCCTCGATGCTCACGTCGTAGACGAGCCACCGGTCGCCTTTCTTCAGCATCCGGTAGTCGATGGGCACCTCGGTGCCGCTCTTGCTGATGATCTTGGTGCCCACCACCGCGATGTCGCCCTCGCTCCGCTCGCTGGTGTAGGTGATCTTCTCGCCCCCGTACGTGTCGATCTTGGAGATGTAGGAGCGCTCCAGGAGGTCGGCGAAGAGGCCCACG
This portion of the Candidatus Methylomirabilota bacterium genome encodes:
- a CDS encoding ABC transporter substrate-binding protein, giving the protein MLRRLFLGALAASLLALPLAAWAGQPTEQLKGAIDRVVKTLDNPALKGDNKVTERRAAVRKIANDIFDFNEIARRSLGRHWAGKTDAEHEEFVGLFADLLERSYISKIDTYGGEKITYTSERSEGDIAVVGTKIISKSGTEVPIDYRMLKKGDRWLVYDVSIEGVSLVSNYRTQFNKIIQTSSYPELIKKMKTKQGELISETEKPAAKPKTQ